A section of the Gloeobacter violaceus PCC 7421 genome encodes:
- a CDS encoding glucose 1-dehydrogenase, which translates to MKAIAVFPGQPNSIHLANLPKPGVDDVPGGRGVLVKILCVGVDGTDKEINAAEYGTAPPGYDFLVIGHESFGVVEAVGSQVTELSVGDVVVATVRRPGSSIYDRIGQYDMTLDDTYYERGISLRHGFLTEYYVDEPEYIVKVPPGLKATGVLLEPASVIEKGIHQAYEIQRRLRVWQPKRAAVLGAGTIGLLATLALRLRGLEVCTFARTRPPYLNSELVEQIGGCYHSSQDLSLAEASKAHGPFDLIFEATGFAPLVFEAMNILGKNGVLVLSSVTGGGRNIEIPADRINLGFVLGNKVVVGTVNANREYFELGVRDFCLAEMQYPGWLAKLLTHPVEGLENYQELIDTLTEAKGAIKVFCEIAPIV; encoded by the coding sequence ATGAAAGCGATCGCTGTTTTTCCCGGTCAACCCAACAGCATCCACCTCGCCAACCTGCCCAAGCCGGGCGTGGACGATGTCCCAGGCGGCCGGGGCGTCCTGGTCAAGATTCTGTGCGTCGGCGTGGACGGCACCGACAAAGAGATCAACGCCGCCGAATACGGGACGGCTCCGCCCGGCTACGATTTTCTGGTGATCGGGCACGAGAGCTTCGGCGTCGTCGAAGCCGTCGGATCGCAGGTCACCGAACTATCCGTCGGCGATGTCGTCGTCGCCACGGTGCGCCGGCCGGGCAGCAGCATCTACGACCGGATCGGCCAGTACGACATGACCCTCGACGACACCTACTACGAGCGCGGCATCAGCCTCCGCCACGGCTTTCTCACCGAGTACTACGTCGACGAGCCCGAGTACATCGTCAAAGTGCCCCCGGGACTGAAGGCGACCGGGGTATTGCTCGAACCCGCCAGCGTCATCGAAAAGGGCATCCACCAAGCCTACGAGATCCAGCGGCGGTTGCGGGTCTGGCAGCCGAAGCGGGCGGCGGTGCTCGGGGCGGGCACGATCGGGCTGCTTGCCACCCTGGCACTGCGCCTGAGGGGACTGGAAGTGTGTACCTTCGCCCGCACCCGCCCGCCTTATCTCAACTCGGAACTCGTCGAACAAATCGGCGGCTGCTACCACAGCAGCCAGGATCTAAGCCTGGCGGAAGCCTCGAAGGCGCACGGCCCCTTCGACCTCATCTTCGAGGCGACCGGCTTTGCTCCGCTGGTCTTTGAGGCGATGAACATCCTCGGCAAAAACGGCGTGCTCGTTTTGTCGAGCGTGACGGGCGGCGGGCGCAACATCGAGATCCCGGCCGACCGGATCAACCTGGGTTTTGTGCTGGGCAACAAAGTCGTCGTCGGCACGGTCAATGCCAACCGCGAGTACTTTGAACTGGGCGTCCGGGACTTTTGTCTCGCCGAAATGCAGTATCCCGGCTGGCTTGCGAAGCTGCTCACCCACCCGGTCGAGGGCCTGGAGAACTACCAGGAGTTGATCGACACCCTGACCGAGGCAAAAGGAGCAATCAAAGTCTTTTGCGAGATCGCTCCTATTGTCTAG
- a CDS encoding MGH1-like glycoside hydrolase domain-containing protein, with protein MTREEERLLEAHSRLVHWRRWGPYLSERQWGTVREDYSENGTAWDYFPHDHARSRAYRWGEDGIAGVSDNHQYLCFALALWNGKDRILKERLFGLTGSEGNHGEDVKEYYFYLDNTPTHSYMKYLYKYPQAAFPYAELVEENRRRGRGQPEFELVNTGVFREDRYFDLTVEYAKVSQDDILIKIGATNRGPEEQPLHLLPTLWFRNTWSWDGSAKPVLRATGSGSATAVVEADHPTLGRRWLYCEGPEELIFTENETNHARLFGVPNVSPYVKDAFHAHVVGAEASAVNPDRVGTKAAAHYTRALRPGQTAVIRLRLCDRPDLAQPFGGEFETVLKTRIHEAEEFYARVCPDGTPEERNIQRQAFAGMLWNKQFYHFVVERWLKGDPSAPPPPASRRQGRNHEWPHLYNDDILSMPDKWEYPWFAAWDSAFHAIPLAMVDPDFAKGQLELLTREWYMHPNGQLPAYEWQFSDVNPPVHAWAALQVYEMEQQIYGRTDRSFLERVFQKLLLNFTWWVNRKDAEGKNVFQGGFLGLDNIGVFDRSARLPTGGHIDQSDGTSWMGMYCLNMLAIALELAKENLAYEDIASKFFEHFLYIADAMNHIGGEGIALWDEEDGFFYDVLHLDDRHLCLKVRSMVGLIPLYAIETLGPETLGRLPNFKRRLEWFVRNRPDLRRNVACMETAGIGAYRLFAIVSGDKLERVLRRLLDEDEFLSPHGIRAVSHYHKDHPYVFSSDGTEHRVDYEPAESTSGLFGGNSNWRGPVWFPVNYLIIEALGRFHRYLGDDFKVECPTGSGRYLSLAEVASELARRLVSIFKPDGRGRRPVFGSADLPFEADLLLFYEYFHGDNGAGIGASHQTGWTGLVAALIQRAARQHPPAPEAPRDPRAAAPEPLSTS; from the coding sequence ATGACCCGCGAAGAAGAGAGATTGCTCGAAGCCCACTCCCGCCTGGTCCACTGGCGGCGGTGGGGGCCGTACCTGAGCGAACGGCAGTGGGGCACGGTACGCGAAGACTACAGCGAGAACGGCACGGCCTGGGACTACTTTCCCCACGACCACGCCCGCAGCCGCGCCTACCGCTGGGGCGAAGACGGCATCGCCGGGGTGAGCGACAACCATCAGTACCTGTGCTTCGCCCTCGCCCTCTGGAATGGCAAAGACCGGATTCTCAAAGAACGCCTGTTTGGCCTGACGGGCAGCGAGGGCAACCACGGGGAGGATGTCAAAGAGTATTACTTTTATCTCGACAACACGCCCACCCATTCGTACATGAAATATTTGTACAAGTACCCGCAGGCGGCCTTCCCCTACGCCGAACTGGTGGAGGAGAACCGGCGGCGGGGCCGGGGGCAGCCCGAGTTCGAACTGGTGAACACGGGGGTGTTCCGGGAGGACCGCTACTTCGACCTCACCGTCGAATACGCCAAGGTCTCCCAGGACGACATCCTGATCAAGATCGGCGCCACCAACCGCGGGCCGGAGGAGCAGCCGCTGCACCTGCTGCCGACGCTCTGGTTTCGCAACACCTGGTCGTGGGACGGGTCGGCGAAGCCCGTCTTGAGAGCGACCGGTTCCGGTTCGGCCACCGCGGTCGTCGAGGCCGACCATCCCACCCTCGGCCGGCGGTGGCTCTACTGCGAAGGGCCGGAGGAACTGATCTTCACCGAGAACGAAACCAACCACGCCCGCCTGTTTGGCGTGCCCAACGTCTCGCCCTACGTCAAAGACGCCTTCCACGCCCATGTTGTCGGCGCCGAAGCTTCGGCGGTCAACCCCGATCGAGTCGGCACCAAGGCTGCGGCCCACTACACCCGAGCGCTCCGCCCCGGCCAGACTGCGGTAATCCGCCTGCGCCTCTGCGACCGGCCCGACCTGGCCCAGCCTTTCGGTGGCGAATTCGAAACGGTCCTTAAGACCCGGATCCATGAGGCGGAGGAATTCTATGCGCGGGTGTGCCCCGATGGAACGCCCGAGGAGCGCAACATCCAGCGCCAGGCCTTCGCCGGGATGCTCTGGAACAAGCAGTTCTACCACTTCGTGGTCGAACGGTGGCTCAAGGGAGACCCCTCAGCACCGCCACCACCCGCGAGCCGCAGGCAGGGGCGCAATCACGAATGGCCCCACCTCTACAACGACGACATCCTCTCGATGCCCGACAAGTGGGAGTACCCCTGGTTCGCCGCCTGGGACTCGGCCTTCCACGCCATTCCCCTCGCGATGGTCGACCCCGACTTCGCCAAGGGCCAGCTCGAACTCCTCACCCGCGAGTGGTACATGCACCCGAACGGCCAGCTCCCCGCCTACGAGTGGCAGTTCTCCGACGTCAACCCGCCCGTGCACGCCTGGGCCGCCCTGCAGGTCTACGAGATGGAGCAGCAAATCTACGGCCGCACAGACCGCAGCTTCCTGGAGCGCGTCTTCCAGAAGCTGCTGCTTAACTTCACCTGGTGGGTCAACCGCAAGGACGCCGAGGGCAAGAACGTCTTCCAGGGCGGCTTTCTGGGCCTTGACAACATCGGCGTGTTCGACCGAAGTGCAAGGCTGCCGACCGGCGGCCACATCGACCAATCCGACGGCACCAGCTGGATGGGCATGTACTGCCTGAACATGCTCGCCATCGCCCTCGAACTGGCCAAAGAAAACCTGGCCTACGAAGACATCGCCTCGAAATTCTTCGAGCACTTTCTGTACATCGCCGACGCGATGAACCACATCGGCGGCGAGGGTATCGCGCTGTGGGACGAGGAGGACGGGTTTTTCTACGACGTGCTGCACCTCGACGACCGGCACCTCTGCCTGAAAGTGCGCTCGATGGTCGGGCTCATCCCGCTCTATGCCATCGAGACCCTGGGACCGGAGACACTGGGGCGGTTGCCCAACTTCAAGCGCCGACTGGAGTGGTTCGTCCGCAACCGCCCCGACCTCAGGCGCAACGTCGCCTGCATGGAGACCGCCGGGATCGGGGCATACCGGCTATTTGCGATTGTGAGCGGCGACAAACTCGAACGGGTGCTGCGCCGCCTGCTCGACGAGGACGAGTTTTTGAGCCCCCACGGGATCCGGGCTGTCTCCCATTACCACAAAGACCACCCCTACGTCTTTTCGAGCGACGGAACGGAGCACCGGGTGGACTACGAACCGGCCGAGTCCACGAGCGGCCTGTTCGGCGGCAACTCCAACTGGCGGGGGCCGGTGTGGTTCCCGGTCAACTACCTGATCATCGAGGCCCTGGGGCGCTTTCACCGCTATCTGGGGGACGACTTCAAAGTCGAGTGCCCGACCGGCTCGGGCCGCTACTTGAGCCTGGCGGAGGTCGCGTCGGAACTGGCCCGCCGACTCGTCTCGATCTTTAAGCCCGACGGGCGCGGCAGGCGACCCGTCTTCGGCAGCGCCGATCTGCCTTTCGAGGCGGACCTGCTGCTCTTTTACGAATACTTCCACGGCGACAACGGCGCGGGGATCGGGGCGAGCCACCAGACCGGCTGGACCGGCCTGGTCGCCGCCCTTATCCAGCGGGCCGCCCGGCAACACCCGCCCGCGCCCGAAGCGCCGCGCGATCCGCGAGCGGCCGCGCCCGAACCGCTCTCCACCAGTTAG
- the glk gene encoding glucokinase, giving the protein MILAGDVGGTNTRLAGFEPVAGNLMPIVSETYASRDYSSLDQIVYLFISEYHLRVAAACFGVAGPVRRGRAETTNLPWSIDASTLAAGLKLPTVGLINDLEANAHGIALLGPADFAVLNPGAADAMGNQAVIAAGTGLGEAGLFWDGRRHRPFATEGGHTDFAPGDALQIELLHHLRVRFAHVSWERVLSGPGLVNIYQFLRDTRRGEEPNWLTEELRNHPNPAAVISQVALAGKSWLCEQALDLLIVLYGAEAGNLALKVAALGGVFLGGGIAPKLVERLKGPAFLEAFLAKGRLRPLLEAMPVRVILNDRAALLGAAHCAMQTLI; this is encoded by the coding sequence ATGATTCTTGCGGGTGATGTGGGCGGAACCAACACGCGGCTGGCCGGCTTCGAGCCGGTCGCGGGCAACTTGATGCCGATCGTCTCCGAGACCTATGCCAGCCGGGATTACTCCAGTCTCGACCAAATCGTCTATCTTTTTATTTCTGAGTACCATCTGCGGGTCGCCGCCGCCTGCTTCGGGGTGGCGGGGCCGGTCAGGCGGGGCCGGGCCGAGACGACCAACCTGCCCTGGTCGATCGACGCCTCCACCCTGGCTGCCGGGCTCAAGCTGCCGACGGTGGGACTGATTAACGATCTGGAGGCCAACGCCCACGGCATTGCGCTGCTGGGACCGGCGGATTTTGCCGTACTCAACCCGGGCGCGGCGGATGCGATGGGCAACCAGGCGGTGATCGCCGCCGGAACGGGGCTTGGGGAGGCGGGTTTGTTTTGGGATGGCAGGCGGCATCGGCCCTTTGCCACCGAGGGCGGCCACACCGATTTTGCGCCCGGCGACGCGCTGCAGATCGAGTTGCTGCACCATCTGCGGGTGCGCTTTGCCCATGTGAGCTGGGAGCGGGTGCTCTCCGGTCCGGGACTGGTGAATATCTATCAATTTCTGCGGGACACCCGGCGCGGGGAGGAACCCAACTGGCTCACCGAGGAGCTTCGCAACCATCCCAACCCGGCGGCGGTCATCTCGCAGGTGGCGCTCGCGGGCAAGTCCTGGTTGTGCGAACAGGCCCTCGATTTGCTGATTGTCCTGTACGGTGCAGAGGCGGGCAATCTCGCCCTGAAGGTCGCCGCCCTAGGCGGGGTGTTTTTGGGGGGCGGCATCGCCCCCAAACTGGTGGAGCGGCTCAAAGGACCGGCATTTTTGGAGGCGTTTCTTGCCAAGGGGCGTCTGCGCCCGCTTTTAGAGGCGATGCCGGTGCGCGTCATCCTCAACGATCGGGCCGCCCTGCTTGGAGCGGCCCACTGCGCCATGCAAACTTTGATCTAG
- the zwf gene encoding glucose-6-phosphate dehydrogenase, whose translation MATDSTTPFPIAPPAGPCAMVVFGAAGDLTGRLLVPALYNLAAGGLLGEKFVLIGLARAPLTDTNFRTQLGEALQRHGTAAVNPAVWDALAQRFFYLEANFEAPDTYARLRQRLAEAEAEFNTDGNTLFYLATAPEHFGGIVEQLGWAGLSREETGHWRRVVLEKPFGQDLASAQALNARLRRDLSESQVYRIDHYLGKETVQNILVLRFANGLFEPLWNRNHIDHVQITVAESVGVEKRGGYYERAGALRDMVPNHLFQLLALTAMEPPTCFGADAVRTEKTKLLEAVQTLKPAQISTHVVRAQYAAGTVGERALPDYRAEPRVAPDSTTETFVALKLAVDNWRWAGVPFYLRTGKALARRSTEIAIRFKQAPYAMFRDTPVERLTPNYLVLHIQPEERISLEFGAKVPGPAVRMAGVGMDFCYNRHFGGERAIGYETLLYDCMMGDATLFQRSDTVEAAWQVVEPIFAAWNDSTADLVTYPAGSWGPQQAEELLGRDGRQWRRADHDSCG comes from the coding sequence ATGGCAACCGATTCGACGACGCCCTTCCCAATCGCCCCACCGGCTGGACCCTGCGCGATGGTCGTCTTCGGGGCGGCTGGAGATCTTACCGGTCGGCTACTGGTGCCGGCGCTCTATAACCTGGCCGCGGGCGGGCTATTAGGTGAAAAATTTGTCTTGATCGGGCTGGCCCGCGCCCCGCTCACCGACACGAATTTTCGGACACAACTGGGCGAGGCGCTGCAGCGCCATGGCACTGCTGCAGTCAATCCGGCCGTCTGGGATGCCCTTGCGCAGCGATTTTTTTATCTGGAAGCCAACTTCGAAGCTCCCGATACCTACGCCCGCCTGCGGCAGCGGCTGGCCGAGGCGGAAGCCGAATTCAACACGGACGGCAACACGCTATTTTATCTGGCGACCGCCCCTGAGCACTTCGGCGGCATTGTCGAGCAGTTGGGCTGGGCTGGGCTGTCCCGCGAGGAGACCGGTCACTGGCGACGCGTCGTCCTCGAAAAACCCTTCGGTCAGGATCTCGCCTCCGCCCAAGCCCTCAACGCCCGCCTCCGGCGCGACCTCTCCGAAAGCCAGGTCTACCGCATCGATCACTACCTGGGCAAAGAAACCGTCCAGAACATCCTGGTCCTGCGCTTCGCCAACGGCCTGTTCGAGCCCCTCTGGAACCGCAACCACATCGACCACGTGCAGATCACCGTCGCCGAGAGCGTCGGGGTCGAAAAGCGGGGCGGTTACTACGAGCGGGCCGGGGCGCTCAGGGACATGGTGCCCAACCATCTTTTCCAGTTGCTGGCCCTCACCGCGATGGAGCCGCCCACCTGCTTCGGGGCCGACGCCGTGCGCACCGAAAAGACCAAGCTGCTGGAAGCCGTCCAGACCCTCAAGCCCGCCCAGATCTCCACCCACGTCGTGCGCGCTCAGTACGCCGCGGGTACGGTCGGGGAGCGGGCACTGCCGGACTACCGCGCCGAGCCGCGGGTGGCGCCGGATTCGACCACCGAGACGTTCGTCGCCCTCAAACTCGCCGTCGACAACTGGCGGTGGGCGGGGGTGCCCTTTTATCTGCGCACCGGCAAGGCCCTGGCCAGGCGCAGCACCGAGATCGCCATCCGCTTCAAGCAGGCGCCCTACGCGATGTTTCGCGACACGCCGGTGGAGCGCCTCACACCCAACTATCTGGTGCTCCACATCCAGCCGGAGGAGCGCATCAGCCTCGAATTCGGCGCCAAAGTGCCGGGACCGGCGGTGCGCATGGCCGGCGTCGGCATGGACTTTTGCTACAATCGCCACTTCGGCGGCGAGCGGGCGATCGGCTATGAAACGTTGCTCTACGACTGCATGATGGGCGATGCTACCCTGTTTCAGCGCTCGGATACGGTGGAGGCGGCCTGGCAGGTCGTCGAACCGATCTTTGCTGCCTGGAACGATTCAACTGCCGACCTGGTCACCTATCCGGCCGGCAGTTGGGGTCCGCAGCAGGCGGAGGAGTTGCTCGGGCGCGACGGTCGGCAGTGGCGGAGAGCGGACCATGATTCTTGCGGGTGA